The sequence CTTTACTACGACAAATAGAAAACCAATTTTTGTTGTTTCATCCGATGACTTTCTTTTGCCGCATTGAATCAGAACACTAACCTTGAAGTATCTATACCCAAGAGTCCCAAGTGCCCCCCATTCCCGAAGAGTCCCTTTATCACGTTAAGGCTCTTTTATTTCGGGATCTCTAATTTCATTTtccatttaaaaacaaaaatttcattaaaatcaaaattaaagcTCATAGTCTAGAAAAGAGCTGACATACCTTTTTTAATTATTCAATATCTTTTCTTGCTGTCGGCGTGACAGGAAGATGCTGGCAACGAGAGacgggaggctgctgctgccggCATAACAAGAGGGGCGACTGTCTGTTCGTGTGAGGCTGAGGCGAAGTCGGTCGACCACGTGTTGTAAGGAGGCCGGAGAAAGGGTCCAACCGATTGACCGAGAGAGGCTGCTAGGGTGAGAGGCGACAGGATTCACGGATGAGGAAACTAGGGTTTCTGTTTAGAAATCAGGAAATGAAATGAATTGAGAGAAATTAAGTGAAAtaactattattcttattataaaaataaaaagtaaatttatatttaacatGTACAGGTTGGTCCAGATTCAATGGGTTCGAGCAGGTTTAGACTTGGATTGACCCGAAAATATTTTTGGTCCCTAAAAAATGGACTGATCGACTTGCCCCAAACCCGTCAATCCAGGTTGGTTTAGCGGGTACGATCTAAGTTTGCTCACTCCTATTACTTAGTGACATTGGAATTAGTAATAGTAAGCTCTGGTGAACAATAAATTTtctaaatcaaataattaagatatttataaaatatcaatatcTCATCATTTATATGGCACATGGGCCTTGTGAAATCATACAATGATATCGAGAATTTGAAGTGCTAAGAGCATCGACAATGGAGAGCTTATATGGAGCTCTTAAAACTGGTCCCCATCATTTAAGAGTCTTTTCCTCATAGTGGGAGAGCCTCCACCTAAgctcttaaattttattttccatttttaatgttgtttttaattaaattaaacattaaatttaataacgttttcagtaaaattaaaatttaacactatattgattgaatcttaaaattaaaattacattaatataaaataaaaatcttaaattaattaaaaataaaataacattaaaattaaaaatctaaattattCAATTGCGACGTTTGATGTCCTCAATCTACTTCAAGTGCAACTCCAACTCGTCGGGACTTATTTGCGAGGTGTCCTGACACATAATGATGCTATCCGTGAGGTCCCGTTGGGTTTGGAAGAAAATACCCATGAATTTCACCATGGATAGATTGGCCTCGAGAGCTCGTTTCTGCTCGCCGGACAACTCTACCTTCTTCTTGCCTTTTTCTTTGTCTTTCTTCGCCGCCTTTTTGGCCTTGAGATCTTGTTGAGATGCTTGGCTCGCTAGAAGTCATCGTGTAGCTACCGTTTGAACCCTTTAAACGTTTGGCGGAGTGGACATCATCGCCAATAGAAGCGAAGATTTGAGTTTCGCGGAGCACAATCCAAGCATGTGGATATTTGAATACACCACCATGCTCGGATGCATACAACTGTGACACTTTTGCCATGATTTGATCTTCACTCATGTCGGAGGCCCAATTCGCTCGGCATTTATCGTAGATGGCCTTCCACACCTTCATGTCATTTTAGACCCGTTGGAAGTGCGACTTGATTTGCTTCACATCATGTGGAATAGTGCCTTGAGGCCTTTGCTCGTTGTATTTGGTGACGATGGCGGCGCCCCAATATACGCCACCCTTTTGGTTGGCTCATTTCACGGAGTTGAGCGTAGCCTCTGCATACAAGCGGCATACGAGCGTCGTCTCAGCCGGAGTGTAGCCATCTCTTTGTTTGATCGTTGTCGGCGTGACGGGTATCTTCTCCACCTCATTGTTGGTCGTCGCTGTAAAATTGACGTTCAAGTTAATTCTCTCAAGACTCGCCATGGGAGCAGAGATTGATTCCGAGAGAACGGCGAGAACGCTCTGCCGAATGAATTTGGATTGGTCGGAGATGAATTTTGGGGGTGGTTCCACCAATTAATTTTCCTTATCATCCTCCATCTTTCTAGCACAAGTTAAATAAAAGgaagacaaaaataaaatagaagaaagaagatgaagaggaagaagaatgTTGTGTGAAATTGATGGGAAGATCATACTagtattttagaagaaaaaatgaataaaaaaaaatcaatacaaCCGTTGAACGGCTCactacaatttaaaaaaaaaactgttaaattttaaattctagtggttcttttttttttttttagtgtatCAAATTTTTTGATTGGATCATGCATTGCACACAACCAATTAAAATGTCGTCTGCACTTGGAACGTCCGTCCAAGCCGAGAGCACGCTAGTGAGGCACGGTATTGAACCCTACTTAAATGCTCTAAGGTTGATGATTCGCGGTGCGCATCTACAATATTAGGAAGAAAAAAGAATCATAATATTTGAAAACTGCAAAAATTGCAATACGAACGTAAATAAAAAcccccactttttttttttttcgcgaGAATAAATTTAGTGTTTGTGTTTTGTCATTTGAACTACactttgtgtattttatttCGTTAATGCGTAATATATAAAGGGCTTTCTAGTAAATAATGGCAGGGGATGCTTCTTAAGTGGAAGAATCAAAATCTGGATGAGTTGAAGACTGTCACACTCCCGCCTCCAAATGCTCTTTTTTGGGTTTGGGGACCTTTTCGTATTCTTTTGGAAGTGCTTTTGGCGAGGCCCCACCCCTCTTCAAACGACGCCGTCCTACCATGTTCCCACCAAACATAAGACAAAATTATGTCGCTTCCTCAAAAAACATTTCATCTCCCACaattcaattataaattaaaaaaataaaaataatttcgtGCTTATTATGTACCATCGCCACTCTCTTCGTGTTCCCAACAAACTGtaccctctctccctctcctctctctctctcttcccatTTCAATTCTCAAGAAAATCACTACTGTCACACACTTCCACTGTATTCCCTCCTCCATCCAAGAAATCACAAATGCATCGCCATTGCGAAACATTTCATCCCCTAACAAATTCTCATATACCTCACCGCCCTTGACAATTCTCCACCATATACTTTCCAGCTACAAAAGGAATGGCGATGAGCCTATTTTACTGCATTTTCGCTCTTATTCAACTGGGTTTCATGCCCTCAAACGCCTCCGACAGAGATAGCCTGCTGTCGTTGAAGAATTCTCTCGAAAATCCAGAAGCGCTGGTCTCATGGAGCCCTTCAACCTCTCACTGCAGGTGGACCGGTGTGCTGTGCGGGGGCGCCGACCGAGTCACGTCACTCGTTCTCTCCACTCGCCAACTCAGGGGTCCCCTCTCCGCTTCCCTCTTCTCCCTCACGGCCCTCATTGTCCTGGATCTTTCCAACAACGACTTCAGCGGACAAATTCCTCACGAAATTGCTTCGCTCACCGCCCTCAAAGTGCTCAACTTGGGCTATAATCACCTCACCGGCGAGTTGCCCGCCGGACTCGGTCAGTTGTCGCGTCTCCAAACTCTACGGCTCGGCCCCAACTTCCTCTCCGGGAAGATTCCGCCCGAGTTGGGAAACTTGGTGAAGCTCGAATCGTTTGATCTTTCCGGTAACGCACTCACCGGCAGCGTCCCTCCCCACATTGGCAACTTGACTCGCTTGCAGATTTTGGCGCTGGGAAATAATTTCCTGACTGGTACTCTGCCGTCGAATTTATTCGCGAAGCTTAGTTTTTTAGCTTCGTTTGACGTATCCAATAACTCCTTCACCGGGAAAATACCTCCGGAGATCGGTGAGCTGTCGTCACTTACCGAGCTCTACATTGGAGAGAACCATTTCTCCGGCGAGTTCCCACCGGAGATTGGCCAGCTGTCCAATCTCGAAATCCTTTCCGCGCCGAATTGCTGGATAAACGGCCCTCTACCGGAATCGTTCTCGCGACTCGAGTCATTGAGCAAACTCGATCTCTCCTTCAACCCACTGCAGTGTTCGCTCCCCAAGAGTTTGGGAGAATTGCAGAATTTGACGGTGCTGAACCTTGTCACCGCCGAGCTTAACGGAAGCATACCGTCTGAGATTGGGAAATGCAGAAGTTTGAAACTTTTGCTGCTCTCTTTCAATTCCCTCTCCGGAGCTCTGCCGGAGGAGCTATCCGAGCTGCATTCTTTGACGACGTTTTCTGCTGAGAAGAATCAGCTCTCCGGCGCAATGCCTTCTTGGCTCGGAAAATGGAAGCAGATTGATTCCATATTGCTCTCCAACAACATGTTTTCTGGTAAAATTCCATCTGAAATTGGGAATTGTTCGATGCTCAGCCACCTCAGTTTGGGGAGTAACATGCTCAACGGCGAGATTCCCAAAGAGCTGTGCAATGCTGCGTTGTTGGAGGAGTTGGAGCTCGATCACAACTTTCTAACGGGAAGCATCGAAGGAACTTTCAAAAACTGTGGAAATTTGACGCTGTTGAGGTTGCTGGATAATCAGATTGTTGGCTCCATCCCTGATTATTTATCAAATCTCCAATTGATCAGTCTGGAGTTGGATTCCAACAATTTCACGGGTCCAATTCCTGTAACCCTCTGGAGCTCATTGTATTTGATCGAGTTTTCTGCATCAAACAATCAGTTGGAGGGGTTTCTCCCTCGTGAAATCGGCAATGCAGCGTCATTGCAGAGCATCGTGCTCCCTAACAACCGCATCACCGGCAGCATTCCCGCAGAGATTGGGAAACTGACTTCTCTCGCAATTTTTGATATGAACTCCAATTTCCTTCAAGGTGCTCTTCCAGTTGCGCTCGGCAACTGCACATCGCTCGCCACATTGGATTTGGGGAACAACATGCTCAACGGCTCCATCCCACAGCAACTTGCAGACTTGCCTCAGTTGCAATGCCTCATTCTTTCGTTCAACAATCTATCCGGAGAGATTCCTCGGAAAGAATCCAAGTATTTCCAGCAGGTATTGAGCATCCCTGATTCCAGCTACATGCAGCACCACGGTGTGTATGATCTCTCCAACAACAGATTGAGTGGATCGATCCCAGATGAGCTTGGGAGATGCGTGGTTGTTGTTGATCTTCTGCTCGGCAACAACTTGCTCTCCGGGGTGATACCGAGCTCCTTGGCGCGCCTATCCAATCTCACCACTCTTGATTTGTCGGGGAACTTGCTTACCGGTAACATTCCCCTTGAATTTGGTGATTCTGTTAAGTTGCAGGGTTTATATCTTGGTCATAACAAGCTTGTAGGGTCGATTCCGGAGAGTCTTGGTAGATTAAGTGGATTGGTGAAGCTTAACTTGTCTTCGAATATGTTGTCTGGTTCGGTTCCTCCTGCTTTAGGTAAGTTAGTTGGGCTGACTCATTTGGATTTGAGCTCTAATATGCTAAGCAGTGAGCTTCCTGGTGCACTGTCTGGGATGGAGAATCTTGTTGGCTTTTATGCTCAGCAGAACCGCCTTTCGGGCCACGTAGACGGGCTGTTCAACAATTCTGTAGCGTGGCGAGTTGTGTTTGTGAACTTGAGTGGCAATTCTTTGGGCGGGGACTTGCCAAGTTCGTTGGGGAATATGTCATATTTGACAGTCTTGGATCTTCATGGGAATGGTTTCACCGGTGAGCTTCCATCTGATCTTGGAGATCTTGCTCAGCTCGAATATCTTGATCTCTCCAAGAACATGCTCCGTGGAAGGATTCCGGATCAGGTCTGTGGTCTAAGCAATCTGTTGTTCTTGAATCTCTCCGAGAACAAGCTTGAGGGCCCTGTTCCAAGAAATGGGATGTGCTTGAACTTGACGAGGGCTGCAGTAGCTGGGAACAAGGATTTGTGCGGTGGAATTGTGGGGCTGAGATGCCCTTTGAAGAGTAGGCCGCCATTGATGAACGTTTGGGGGTTGGCATCGCTCGTTGTTGGGGTGATTTTGGCAGCTCTCTCTGTGGTTATAGTGCTAAGAATTTGGAGTAATCGGAGAAGCAGAAATGACCTTGAGGATAACGGAGATAGCAGCAAGCTGAATAGTAGCACCGATGATCAGAATCT comes from Salvia miltiorrhiza cultivar Shanhuang (shh) chromosome 3, IMPLAD_Smil_shh, whole genome shotgun sequence and encodes:
- the LOC131014579 gene encoding leucine-rich repeat receptor protein kinase EMS1, whose protein sequence is MAMSLFYCIFALIQLGFMPSNASDRDSLLSLKNSLENPEALVSWSPSTSHCRWTGVLCGGADRVTSLVLSTRQLRGPLSASLFSLTALIVLDLSNNDFSGQIPHEIASLTALKVLNLGYNHLTGELPAGLGQLSRLQTLRLGPNFLSGKIPPELGNLVKLESFDLSGNALTGSVPPHIGNLTRLQILALGNNFLTGTLPSNLFAKLSFLASFDVSNNSFTGKIPPEIGELSSLTELYIGENHFSGEFPPEIGQLSNLEILSAPNCWINGPLPESFSRLESLSKLDLSFNPLQCSLPKSLGELQNLTVLNLVTAELNGSIPSEIGKCRSLKLLLLSFNSLSGALPEELSELHSLTTFSAEKNQLSGAMPSWLGKWKQIDSILLSNNMFSGKIPSEIGNCSMLSHLSLGSNMLNGEIPKELCNAALLEELELDHNFLTGSIEGTFKNCGNLTLLRLLDNQIVGSIPDYLSNLQLISLELDSNNFTGPIPVTLWSSLYLIEFSASNNQLEGFLPREIGNAASLQSIVLPNNRITGSIPAEIGKLTSLAIFDMNSNFLQGALPVALGNCTSLATLDLGNNMLNGSIPQQLADLPQLQCLILSFNNLSGEIPRKESKYFQQVLSIPDSSYMQHHGVYDLSNNRLSGSIPDELGRCVVVVDLLLGNNLLSGVIPSSLARLSNLTTLDLSGNLLTGNIPLEFGDSVKLQGLYLGHNKLVGSIPESLGRLSGLVKLNLSSNMLSGSVPPALGKLVGLTHLDLSSNMLSSELPGALSGMENLVGFYAQQNRLSGHVDGLFNNSVAWRVVFVNLSGNSLGGDLPSSLGNMSYLTVLDLHGNGFTGELPSDLGDLAQLEYLDLSKNMLRGRIPDQVCGLSNLLFLNLSENKLEGPVPRNGMCLNLTRAAVAGNKDLCGGIVGLRCPLKSRPPLMNVWGLASLVVGVILAALSVVIVLRIWSNRRSRNDLEDNGDSSKLNSSTDDQNLYFLSSSSRSKEPLSINIAMFEQPLLKLTLVDILEATNNFCKGNIIGDGGFGTVYKATLPEGKIVAVKKLSQSKTQGQREFLAEMETLGKVKHRNLVSLLGYCSYGEEKVLVYEYMANGSLDQWLRNRSGTLPVLDWSRRFKIALGAARGLAFLHHGFIPHIIHRDIKASNILVNEDFEPKVADFGLARLISACETHVSTDIAGTFGYIPPEYGQSWKATTRGDVYSFGVILLELLTGKEPTGPDFKDIEGGNLVGWVFLKIKNGQAVDVLDPAILDADSKQMMLRTLHIAVICLSENPPNRPTMLHVLKFLKGIQVQED